Sequence from the bacterium genome:
ATTGACGGAAAGCCGGTAACGACCTACCGCTGTGACGGATTGATTGTCTCCACCCCGACGGGATCAACGGCCTACACGCTGTCGGCGGGCGGGCCGATTATCGAGCCTACGCTGCAAGTCATGATCGTCACGCCCATCTGCCCGCACACGCTGACGATGCGCCCGGTGGTCATCTCGGCTCATCGGACCGTCGAGATTCGACCGGATGAAGACGGCGTGCTGGCCGCCGACGGGGACAACGTGCGAGCGGTCCGCGCGGGGGATATTATCCGAGTGAGCCGTTCATCGTTCTCCACGTTGATTGCCGTTGTGACCGACCACGATTTCTACCACGTGCTGCGCGCCAAATTACAGTGGGGCACGGCCGGCTTTGAACCGCTGACCTAACCGCGAGCGACGATGGGACTATTTGACCGCCTCAAGAAAGCGTTTCAGAAAACCCGCGAAGCCCTGGGGGAGAAGATCTCGGCCGTGTTTTCCGCGGGCCGCAAGCTCGACGCGGAACTGCTGGCCGAGCTGGAAGACGTTCTGCTCGCTTCCGACGTGGGCGTGGACACGACCGATCAGTTGCTCGCGGAACTACGGGAAGCGGCGAGCGCGGATGGCGGAAAGACCCCGCCCGAATCGTTACTTCGGCAAGCCATCGCGGACGTGCTCCGTCGGGCCGAGGGAATCGCGCCCGTCCTGCATGATCCTCACGTCGTGATGGTCGTGGGCGTCAACGGCACCGGCAAAACCACCACCGTCGGCAAACTCGCGCAGGTTTACAAACAAGACGGCAAGTCGGTGGTCGTGGCGGCGGCCGACACCTTCCGCGCCGCGGCAATTGAGCAAATGCGGATCTGGGCCGAGCGCTCGGGAGTGCAAATCATCGCCGGTTCGCCGGGCGGTGACTCGGCGGCGGTGGCGTTCGACGCGCTGGATGCCGTGGTGAGCCGGAAATCAGACGTGCTGCTCATTGATACGGCCGGCCGACTGCACACCAAAGCCAACCTGATGAAGGAGCTCGAAAAAGTCTCGCGCGTTCTGAAACGAAAGATCGAGTCCGCGCCCCACGAAGTGCTGTTGGTGCTTGATGCCACCACCGGACAGAACGGTGTGAATCAGGCGATCGAGTTCACCAAGGCCGCTCCCGTTACCGGACTCGTGCTGACCAAGATTGACGGAACCGCCAAGGGCGGCGTGATTCTCGCCATTGCCAAACAGCTCGGAATTCCCATTCGCTACGTCGGATTCGGCGAAGGAATCGAGGATTTGGCCCCCTTTGACGCTGACAAGTTCGCCGAGAGTCTGCTCGGCGACGTTCGCACGTCACCCGTAGAGGAGTCGTAGATGCCCCGTCACATTCACGTCTCGCCCGACGCCTCTGACCTGCGGTTCGTTGTTCTCTGTGCGCGTTTCAATGAAGAGGTCACTCGCGCGCTGCTGGACGGTGCGCTGAGTGCGTTGCGCGATCATCACGCCCCGGATGAGTCCATCGAAGTGGCTTGGGTTCCCGGATCGTTCGAGTTGCCGCTCGCGGCCAAAGTCGCCGCCAAGCGCCAAGACGTCTCCGCCGTGATTTGTCTGGGAGCGGTCATTCGCGGCCAGACTCCCCATTTTGACTTCGTCAGCTATGCGGCGTCCACCGGAATTGTGCAGGCCGGTTTGGAGTGCGGCAAACCCATTACGTTCGGCGTGCTGACCACCGATACGCCCGAACAGGCGTTCGAGCGAGCCGGCGGCAAGCTCGGCAATAAGGGCGCGGACGCCGCCCTGGCGGCGATTGAAATGGCTTGTCTGGTCTTGCGTCTGGGAGAGAATGCATCGTCCTTGTGAGCAGTCTGGAAAACACACCAATCGTTCACCTGCGAGGACTTGAACCATGAGGCTGGTTTGTCTGGTGCTCACCGCAAGTCTGTTTCCCGTGATCGCGTTCGGACACGCCTACGAATGGACGACGTTCACGTCCACCTCGGACGTCGTGGACATGATGGTCAGGGAAGGACACGTCTGGACGGCAACCCGCGGCGGACTTTCCGACTACGATCCCGCGGTCGGATCCTTTGAAACCTACACCAACACTCGCGGCCTGGCCATGAACGAGTGTGTGGCGCTGGGTCGCGACGCACACGGTTATGTCTGGGCCGGTTTGGCCGACGGCCGCATTACGCGGATTCATCCCGAGACCGGACAGGTGAAGCAGGTGGCGGACCTCCGGGGCGAAGTGTTCGAGATTACGGACATCGTCGGAGTGGGCGACGAGGTCTTCGTCGGGGGAAACAACGGCGTCTATCGCTTCGCCTACTACAGTGTGGTGGACAACTACCGGGTCCTCGAACCGATCAAGGTCCTCGGAACTTTTCCCGGCGAGGCGCGGGTGGCCTGTCTGGCCGAGTACAACGGCTATTTGTATGCCGGCACCCGCTACGGTATCGCCCGCGCCCGACTCGACCTCTCGCATTTCAGTCCGCCCGATTCGTGGGAGACGATTACTCCGGGAGCCAGCGATCTTCCCGAGGGCAACCTTCGCACATTCGGTGTGGATTCGCTGCTGTGGATTGTCTCGCCGTCCTATGTCGTGGCCTTCGACGGATCGAACTTCGTGTGCCAATCGTCATTTGCCGGAGTGGTGGCGATCACCGGATGCGCGTCCGGGTCGCCGGCGGCCGCGACGGAGAGCGCCGTCTATCGTCTGGTAGGTGATCCACCGGATTGCCAATGGGTATTGAGGGATACAACCAACCTCGGCCGTGTACGCGCGTTGGCGTGTGGCGAGAGCACCGACGATTTATTTGTCGGCATTGGTGACAACGACTTCGGCGGCGGAGGTGTTTCCTTTCTCGCGACCGATTCTTTGGGACAACATTTCAGTTCTCCCATCAGCGCTCCCGGCATCGGCGGAAATCAGATCGCCGCGCTCGGTGTGGACAACCGCGGGCGGTTGTGGGCCGCCGGCGCCGGCTTCACGTCCGGTGTGTACATGTACGATGGAACACGCTGGACGAACTATTCGCGCTCGACCGGCTACACCAATCCGTTTTTCCAGGATAGTCCAACCGCCATCGCCTTCGATAATTTCGGACAGGCTTGGGTGTCCACCTACGGCGGGGGCGTTTGCTGGTTCACGGCCGACACATTCGTAGTGTTCAACACGCGGGATTCCGCTGGCTTCAGCCGCGAAGGACCGCGAGTCATCGGAATCGCCGCCGATACCAACTATGTGGTGGGTCGTGTGGCAAGGAGCTCGGATGGCGATATCTACATCACCAACCGACTTGCCTTCGACCATTTCCCTCTGGTGCGCGTTCCGGCGGAGTGGATTGCCCGCGGCAACAATCCCGACATATGGGAGTATTATACGCCCAATCCAAATCCCATCGGCCACTATGAAGTCGAGGAAGTGGTGGTGGATCCGATGGGTCGAATCTGGATGGGCGCGTCACGCGACGGCTTGGTTACCTATGTGCTGGATCGCGGCAATCCGTCTTTCCCGTCCGACGACAGTTGGTTCTCGTACCAA
This genomic interval carries:
- the ribH gene encoding 6,7-dimethyl-8-ribityllumazine synthase, with the translated sequence MPRHIHVSPDASDLRFVVLCARFNEEVTRALLDGALSALRDHHAPDESIEVAWVPGSFELPLAAKVAAKRQDVSAVICLGAVIRGQTPHFDFVSYAASTGIVQAGLECGKPITFGVLTTDTPEQAFERAGGKLGNKGADAALAAIEMACLVLRLGENASSL
- the ftsY gene encoding signal recognition particle-docking protein FtsY — encoded protein: MGLFDRLKKAFQKTREALGEKISAVFSAGRKLDAELLAELEDVLLASDVGVDTTDQLLAELREAASADGGKTPPESLLRQAIADVLRRAEGIAPVLHDPHVVMVVGVNGTGKTTTVGKLAQVYKQDGKSVVVAAADTFRAAAIEQMRIWAERSGVQIIAGSPGGDSAAVAFDALDAVVSRKSDVLLIDTAGRLHTKANLMKELEKVSRVLKRKIESAPHEVLLVLDATTGQNGVNQAIEFTKAAPVTGLVLTKIDGTAKGGVILAIAKQLGIPIRYVGFGEGIEDLAPFDADKFAESLLGDVRTSPVEES